A genomic segment from Papilio machaon chromosome 10, ilPapMach1.1, whole genome shotgun sequence encodes:
- the LOC106717997 gene encoding uncharacterized protein LOC106717997: protein MITTVKFFPRFITSTILLLILLQMANSTRNEVQTVRNLKDNPIKDLLIHGDQTDNAGETHIIVKRQSDRYRYPPRPLPILFGGGGIGGVVVGRGYGARGALGRGFGARSVGGRGFGARGLGGRGIGGFGGRGRG from the exons ATGATAACCACT gtAAAATTCTTTCCGCGGTTTATTACAAGCACGAtacttcttttaatattattacaaatggCTAATTCGACAAGAAATGAAGTTCAAACtgtaagaaatttaaaagataatccTATAAAAGACTTATTAATACACGGAGATCAAACAGATAACGCTGGAGAAACGCACATTATAGTTAAGAGGCAATCAGACAGAT atcgCTACCCTCCGCGTCCATTACCTATATTATTTGGAGGAGGTGGAATTGGAGGAGTTGTAGTCGGAAGAGGATATGGTGCAAGGGGAGCTCTTGGTAGAGGATTTGGGGCCAGATCTGTTGGAGGTAGAGGTTTTGGCGCAAGAGGATTGGGCGGCCGAGGAATAGGTGGATTCGGAGGAAGAGGTCGAGGATAA
- the LOC106717999 gene encoding ankyrin repeat domain-containing protein 27: MEGAYDEIISDNPFFMELRNEYTNLFQHCITQSWIICVPRIGSLNTRVFTIEDFGAHILVPSEELPETHYSTLTEKQVTVNNKVITLELTKGLPLQSHILFEETFYTEDLIKYKVWCIESSLEPTATTSDNVVTKDCLVSINDCIDLLWTQAAGRQVLDQIELNVQIFLKKHPTLPIAIGTLKEAISELYTQCLQTTLQNRRLREKSKASKHILDNIKLAVESYMQHLLFDTLFKSICTSCAYEDSHLNKKIRNMSDIQLRDLEIKKELYHAVPKAKQILSKIDSYNTSLEKILCLKQALNAVNKIDNSNNVVLLTADDLLPVFVFLLIKSGLPTWYSQLTFMKEFRFSSVGRDGDESSFLITTLEAVIEHIQSGALAGPPDPESYYYESNLTEENLQENKQRKSSLTESIATSETNCREETLEYVFELIKANHTEQVQDILERNQKHLKSIQQNEKSILKIALEETLNNNDLDDEDSNSDTEIYQKLCHPLCNCKKCWFKISKNLLKTSPTISSRDSHGLTPLHVACIHGKAAIVEILLDMGADVNATDLNECIPLHYAASRGHQNALLLLLHSGANINYPNVDKNTPLHLAVNNGHLNCVKALIYFAEHGRKKMRINCVNEVGNTPLHLASKWGYEGIARLLIENGAEPTLLNKNNKSAFDYAHNLRILHVLKSSTPTLFEYIHITSTDIKKLNCKTDNSEVFKLGKINFKNIDISNNASKAVENLKRIDRVLQAITYGDTKLACFYLNIDYETNTENSLASKGPLCHPLCECQFCKKSQPQIPDFDINFADTNGFTALHYTARFGMDDLCKILLNNKANVNCVNKKGQTPLHLAAIYNKTNVIGLLLDNGANINSIDSAGSTALHNSSDMGNIGATKVLLNYNPDLSLLDGTEKSALDVAKKKVHLTIIDLIEKYGSKLDKNK; encoded by the coding sequence ATGGAGGGTGCATATGACGAAATAATATCAGATAATCCTTTCTTTATGGAACTGAGAAATGagtatacaaatttatttcaacattgtATTACACAGTCTTGGATAATTTGCGTACCTCGTATCGGAAGTCTAAATACTCGTGTATTCACAATAGAGGACTTTGGGGCGCACATTTTAGTACCTAGTGAGGAACTTCCAGAAACCCATTATAGCACATTAACAGAAAAACAAGTTACAGTcaacaataaagtaattacCCTAGAACTTACCAAAGGTCTGCCTCTACAGAGCCATATACTTTTTGAAGAAACATTTTACACTGAagacttaattaaatataaagtgtgGTGTATAGAAAGTTCTCTAGAACCCACAGCCACTACAAGTGACAATGTTGTGACTAAAGATTGCCTCGTTTCTATAAATGACTGCATTGACCTTCTGTGGACACAAGCAGCAGGCCGCCAAGTTCTTGATCAGATAGAATTAAatgtgcaaatatttctaaaaaagcATCCTACTCTGCCTATAGCTATTGGAACTCTTAAAGAAGCAATCAGTGAACTTTACACACAGTGCCTGCAAACAACATTGCAAAATAGAAGACTTCGTGAGAAATCAAAAGCTTCAAAACACATCTtagataatataaagttaGCTGTGGAAAGCTACATGCAACATCTTTTATTTGacacattatttaaatcaatatgtaCCAGTTGTGCCTATGAAGATTCCcacttgaataaaaaaataagaaacatgTCAGACATTCAGCTTAGAGATTTGGAGATAAAGAAAGAACTATATCATGCTGTACCGAAGGCAAAACAGATATTATCTAAAATTGATTCATATAATACTTCTTTGGAAAAAATTCTTTGCTTAAAACAAGCTTTAAATGCTGTCAATAAAATTGACAATAGCAATAATGTTGTACTTTTGACCGCAGATGATCTTTTACctgtttttgttttccttCTGATTAAATCTGGTTTACCAACATGGTACAGTCAGCTAACTTTCATGAAGGAATTTCGCTTCAGCAGTGTTGGTAGAGATGGTGATGAAAGTTCTTTTCTTATCACCACACTTGAAGCTGTAATAGAGCACATACAATCAGGTGCTTTAGCCGGTCCTCCTGATCCAGAATCATATTACTATGAAAGTAACCTTACTGAAGAaaatttacaagaaaataaacaaagaaagagTAGCTTGACGGAGTCAATAGCAACATCTGAAACTAACTGTAGAGAAGAAACACTTGAATATGTGTTTGAGCTTATTAAAGCTAATCACACAGAACAAGTCCAAGATATATTAGAAAGAAATCAAAAGCATTTAAAAAGCATTCAACAGAACGAAAAAAGCATTCTTAAAATAGCATTGGAAGAAACTTTGAACAACAATGATTTAGATGATGAGGACAGTAATAGTGATACAGAAATATACCAAAAACTTTGTCATCCATtgtgtaattgtaaaaaatgttggtTCAAAATCtcaaaaaatctattaaagaCATCTCCAACAATATCATCAAGGGACAGTCATGGTCTCACTCCATTGCATGTTGCTTGTATTCATGGAAAAGCAGCAATAgtagaaatattattagacATGGGTGCTGACGTAAATGCAACAGATCTTAATGAATGTATTCCTTTACACTATGCCGCTTCAAGAGGACATCAAAATGCacttctattattattacattctGGAGCAAATATTAACTATCCgaatgtagataaaaatacacCTTTGCATTTAGCGGTAAATAATGGacatttaaattgtgtaaaagcacttatttattttgcagAACATGGCAGAAAGAAAATGAGAATAAATTGTGTCAATGAAGTTGGAAACACACCTTTGCATTTAGCATCAAAATGGGGCTATGAAGGGATAGCTCGGTTGTTGATTGAAAATGGTGCGGAACCAACGTTActgaacaaaaataataaaagtgcaTTTGATTATGCACATAACCTAAGAATTTTACATGTTCTAAAATCATCAACACCAACATTATTTGAATACATTCACATAACAAGTACTgacataaagaaattaaattgtaaaactgACAATTCTGAAGTCTTTAAATTgggaaaaatcaattttaaaaatatagatatcaGTAATAATGCTTCAAAAGCTGTGGAGAATTTAAAGAGAATTGACAGAGTATTACAAGCTATTACATATGGTGATACAAAGCTCGCttgtttctatttaaatattgattatgAAACAAATACCGAGAACAGTCTTGCTTCCAAAGGACCACTTTGTCATCCACTATGCGAATGTCAGTTTTGTAAGAAAAGTCAACCTCAAATACcagattttgatataaatttcgCAGATACAAATGGTTTTACAGCATTACACTACACTGCAAGATTTGGTATGGACGATTtatgcaaaatattattaaataacaaagctAATGTAAACTGTGTAAACAAGAAAGGCCAAACTCCTTTACATCTCGCtgctatatataataaaaccaaTGTTATTGGATTGCTTCTTGACAATGGGGCAAATATAAACTCTATTGACTCAGCGGGTAGTACTGCTTTGCATAATTCTAGTGACATGGGCAACATTGGCGCTACTAAAGTACTCCTAAACTATAACCCCGATCTATCTTTACTTGATGGTACTGAAAAATCAGCATTAGATGTAGCTAAAAAGAAAGTTCATTTAACCATCATAGATTTGATAGAAAAGTATGGAagtaaattagataaaaataaataa
- the LOC106718241 gene encoding serine/threonine-protein kinase/endoribonuclease IRE1: MKSLVIILLLIGLGGPVCAEKEKKDSTELSRALDDRPLLFATLGGGMVAVEPGSGNIIWKLKDEPVVKVPNQHANLMPQFLPDPRHGSLYMYGPRGDKQMLKKLPFTIPELVANAPCRSTDGILYTGKKSDTWFMLDPLTGSREHISGFDKSKIFKSDEDNTCEPDKRRGVYVARTEYNILMHDSKNENQRWNVTFYDYTSHAMGKELLNDYGIIHFASTSNGRIMSFDRKTGDLVWSHNFETPVVAAYLLDREGLISVPFNSIGDDTLDHIMEDATTLRNGQGIKNSNIELYPTLYIGEHNHGLYALSSLVDKNTVTISTGYTHPLLLEGPVAEIQASTETPTYEPFSNIHYKLSDLNLHVSPPYLLLGHYKVPELTTSWMPQLPTANLLKVPERHINGMKLINGRMQAETEKDVENETNLKSNSISVSVQTDELFEGFGFRPDLWYKQGYVWLHQQENKALKVALIILMGLVVAMFWYLRYQAREFQQLSQGGSRGSTVSNASSQGEVTGQLVDLGDGEVRIGKITFHTDQVLGKGCEGTFVYRGMFDKRAVAVKRLLPECFTFADREVALLRESDAHAHVVRYYCTERDKQFRYIALELCSATLQDYVEKKLNFECKIDAVEVLRQATLGLSHLHSMDIVHRDIKPHNVLLSMPTGSGEVRAMISDFGLSKKLNIGRVSFSRRSGVTGTDGWIAPEMINGERTTTSVDIFSLGCVFYYVLSRGQHPFGDVLRRQANILTGDYSLEQLDKILPEEELVVTKILIRAMISSRPQLRPPCETVLKYPMFWGKQSILNFLQDVSDQVESCSCAGAEHPLERGARRVVRGDWRVHVSAPVAGDLRARRTYRGERVAHLLRAIRNKKHHYRELDSEVRDSLGKLPDGFVTYWLRRFPLLLPHVWVQMQQFRQEDILQAYYPHSYAFNRDDVYELTDEDIEEPQEVRDPDKNELFLKSRIYFDEKKDQERFYRYKSPKKIVDWRSESSNLRLQDDVRLRDRFYKKKEKKKDEFPIWTLPPQ; the protein is encoded by the exons agcCTGTAGTAAAAGTGCCCAATCAACATGCGAACCTCATGCCTCAATTCCTGCCGGATCCTCGCCATGGGTCGCTTTACATGTATGGACCGAGGGGAGACAAACAGATGCTCAAGAAGCTACCATTTACCATACCAGAGTTGGTCGCTAACGCACCATGCAGATCTACAGATGGCATATTGTATACGGGAAAGAAGAGTGACACGTGGTTCATGCTTGATCCATTAACTGGTTCGCGGGAGCACATTTCTG gtttcgataaatcaaaaatatttaagagtgACGAGGACAATACATGCGAGCCAGACAAGAGGCGAGGTGTGTACGTTGCACGGACTGAGTACAACATCCTGATGCATGACTCCAAGAATGAGAACCAGAGGTGGAATGTCACATTCTATGATTACACCTCACATGCTATGGGCAAAGAGCTGTTGAATGATTATG gtATAATTCATTTCGCATCTACTTCAAATGGTCGGATAATGTCATTCGACCGCAAAACTGGCGATTTGGTTTGGTCTCATAATTTCGAAACTCCAGTGGTTGCAGCATATTTGTTAGACAGGGAAGGACTGATCTCTGTTCCTTTCAATTCCATCGGAGATGATACGCTGGATCACATCATGGAAGACGCAACGACACTAAGAAATGGCCAAGGAATTAAGAATTCTAATATTGAATTGTA CCCTACTCTATACATAGGAGAGCACAACCATGGTCTTTACGCGCTGTCTTCATTAGTAGATAAGAATACAGTCACAATATCAACTGGTTACACCCATCCTCTCCTGCTCGAAGGACCAGTCGCTGAAATACAAGCTAGTACGGAAACGCCGACTTACGAACCATTCTCAAATATACACTACAAACTTAGCGATTTAAATCTTCACGTGTCACCGCCATATCTTCTACTAGGACACTATAAAGTACCAGAGTTAACTACGTCATGGATGCCTCAATTACCAACAGCGAATTTACTAAAAGTACCAGAGCGACATATCAATGGTATGAAGTTAATAAACGGACGAATGCAAGCCGAGACAGAGAAAGACGTGGAAAATGAGACGAATCTTAAATCTAATTCTATATCAGTGTCGGTACAGACTGATGAGTTGTTCGAAGGCTTCGGATTTAGACCTGACTTGTGGTACAAGCAGGGCTATGTGTGGCTACATCAGCAGGAAAACAAAGCTCTCAAAGTCGCGTTAATCATACTTATGGGATTGGTTGTTGCTATGTTCTGGTACCTTCGATATCAG GCGAGGGAGTTCCAGCAATTATCTCAAGGTGGTTCCCGTGGATCTACAGTATCCAACGCGTCCTCTCAGGGCGAGGTAACTGGTCAGCTAGTTGACCTCGGGGACGGAGAAGTTCGTATTGGCAAGATAACTTTCCATACGGATCAAGTTTTGGGCAAGGGATGTGAAGGAACTTTTGTCTACAG AGGCATGTTTGACAAGCGCGCTGTGGCAGTAAAGCGGTTGCTGCCTGAATGCTTTACATTCGCTGACCGCGAGGTGGCGCTGCTCAGGGAATCGGATGCGCACGCGCACGTTGTACGTTATTACTGCACAGAACGGGACAAGCAGTTTAG gtaCATAGCATTAGAGCTATGTTCAGCCACTTTACAGGACTATGTTGAGAagaaattaaactttgaatGCAAGATAGATGCTGTGGAAGTATTGAGGCAGGCCACATTAGGGCTGTCACATCTACATTCCATGGATATAG TGCACAGAGACATAAAGCCTCACAACGTATTGCTGTCAATGCCGACTGGGTCTGGTGAGGTGCGAGCCATGATCTCAGACTTCGGCCTCTCCAAGAAGTTGAACATAGGTCGTGTGAGCTTCTCTCGCCGGTCTGGAGTCACCGGTACAGATGGTTGGATAGCACCGGAGATGATAAATGGAGAGAGAACG ACGACATCAGTGGACATATTCTCACTGGGGTGCGTGTTCTACTACGTGTTGTCACGTGGACAGCATCCCTTTGGCGATGTGCTCCGTCGTCAGGCAAATATACTCACCGGCGACTACAGTCTCGAACAACTAGA TAAAATCTTACCAGAGGAGGAATTAGTGGTGACGAAGATCCTGATCCGCGCGATGATATCGAGCCGGCCGCAGCTGAGGCCTCCCTGCGAGACTGTACTCAAGTATCCCATGTTCTGGGGCAAGCAGTCCATACTCAACTTCTTACAG GATGTGAGTGATCAAGTGGAGAGCTGTTCGTGCGCAGGCGCAGAGCATCCTCTAGAGCGGGGCGCGCGACGCGTCGTGCGCGGCGACTGGCGCGTGCACGTGAGCGCGCCAGTCGCAGGCGACTTGCGTGCGCGACGCACATATCGCGGCGAGCGTGTCGCGCATCTACTGCGGGCTATACGTAATAAG AAACATCACTATAGAGAATTAGATAGTGAAGTTCGTGATAGTTTGGGCAAATTACCGGATGGTTTTGTAACGTACTGGTTGCGACGGTTTCCATTGTTATTGCCACATGTTTGGGTACAAATGCAACAGTTCAGACAAGAAGACATCCTACAAGCGTACTATCCACACTCCTACGCATTTAACAGAGACGATGTTTACGAACTTACAGATGAAGATATCGAAGAACCACAAGAAGTTCGTGATCCAGATAAAAATGAACTATTCCTAAAAAgtagaatatattttgatgaaaaaaaagatCAAGAAAgattttatagatataaatcGCCGAAGAAAATTGTCGATTGGCGAAGTGAATCGTCAAATTTAAGATTACAAGATGACGTCAGATTAAGAGATAGATTTTATAAGAAgaaggaaaagaaaaaagatgaGTTTCCAATATGGACTCTACCACCACAGTAA